DNA from Ignavibacteriales bacterium:
TTTATGCAGTGCTTCGATAACTTCTCCGCGCTGTAAAGTATTTAAATCGCAGGAATGCAGATGAACAACATCAATGTAATCAGTTTTCATTAATTGCAAAGCATTATCAACTCCGGCAAGAATTATATCATAACTCCAATCAGCATAGCCTTCAATACCGTATCCGACTTTTGTGGATAAGATAAATTCATTTCTTCTATGTGAAATATATTTACCGATTCTATCTTCACTTGCAAAATATCCGCGAGCAGTATCGATAAGATTAATTCCTAAATCCAAAACAGTGTTAAGAATTTTTTCTGAATCTTTTTCTGGAACCGCATAATCCCCTATTTCTCCAGCACCAAATCCAAGTGCGGAGACTTTTAAGTCTGTATTAGCAAAATTTCTGTATATCATATATTATTAATTATTGTATGAAACAGTTACTTAAGTTTTTTAAAAGTAATTAGCTAATTAGAAAAGGTTATTTAGTTGATTGTTCTAACTCATCAATAATTTTTTCTGCTTGTAAAACTTCTGAACACGGGACCATTAGTTTGATTTCATTGATTAAATGTCCTTTTGGATCGCCACTTGCTCGAAATAATGTATAATCGCCACCACCAAGAGAAATAGGGGAAGCCTTTCTTTCATATATAAATGGATGAAGTTCGTTTTCTTCTAAGGCTGATTTATAAAGGTTTATTTGTGGTTCATCTGATGAGCCAAACACGCGCGCCATTCCTTCATAAATTTCATAATTAGAATGTTCGTTACATAAAAAGATACCATTAACTCGAAGTCCGCATCTTTTACAATATGCTTGATGACAAATAGCGCAAACACCTTTTGCATCATCATCTGAATGATTAAAACAGTTTGCATTATCTATAAAAATTGTTCCGCATTTACCACAAAATTCTGCGTCATTAGATATTTCTGTTCCGCAAAAATCACATAAAAGTTTATCGGGCATTATTCCTCCAAATGATTTAGTCGATTGTAAGTCCGCCTCTATTATCTCTTGTCATTCTTGAATAGAGAGAAAGTTTCGGGTCAAATAAAAATTTCAGCCAAAGCATCGTCCAAGATTTATGATAAACAAGATTGTCGTAAAACTCCGGCGCTGCTGCTTTTACTTTAGGTAGGTTACTCCAGGGAATTGATGGAAAATCATGATGCTCATTATGATATCCAACATTTAGTGCAACTATGTTAAGTGGGCCATAATAGCTGTACGTTTCCTGCGGTGGTGCGATAAGAAAATGTTCCTGTATCCATCTTGCGCCAAGTGGATGAAATCCTATAGAAAAGAAAAAAGAAAAAACTAAATAAAAAAATGAAGTCCAGCCAAAGAATATTATTACAAGTGCATCAACTCCAAAGACAACAATCCAATTAACAATTGTCCAGGCGTTCATAAATTGTATCTCTTTTAAACGCGGAGTACGCACTGCCTGAAAAACAGGGAATAAAATTTCCCATAAGGCTTTTCCAAAAAATGAGTGTCCGATTATTTTAGCTTCCCATTTACTTGCAAGATCAGCATCAAGATAATAGTCTCCCTGAAACGAATGATGTTTTAAATGATAACTTCTGAATGAAACAGAACTTGGCAGCACATTTGGAATATCTGCAAGAATTCCTGAAATATAATTCATTGCTCTATTTTTAAAGATAAGATTGTGTGCTGCTTCATGTATTAATACATAGCAAGCATGATTTGCAAAAGCTCCAATAAAAAATGCGGCAAGCAATGCAAGCCACCATTGCTGGGAAGAAAGCAAGTATGCAATT
Protein-coding regions in this window:
- a CDS encoding fatty acid desaturase, translating into MTSVKIDFQFSTAPEPHKERTRAILKTHPEVREHIGRNPYSFLIILFAIGLQLTIAYLLSSQQWWLALLAAFFIGAFANHACYVLIHEAAHNLIFKNRAMNYISGILADIPNVLPSSVSFRSYHLKHHSFQGDYYLDADLASKWEAKIIGHSFFGKALWEILFPVFQAVRTPRLKEIQFMNAWTIVNWIVVFGVDALVIIFFGWTSFFYLVFSFFFSIGFHPLGARWIQEHFLIAPPQETYSYYGPLNIVALNVGYHNEHHDFPSIPWSNLPKVKAAAPEFYDNLVYHKSWTMLWLKFLFDPKLSLYSRMTRDNRGGLTID